A region of Fibrobacter sp. DNA encodes the following proteins:
- a CDS encoding M20/M25/M40 family metallo-hydrolase, translating to MEQQLKKIIHDNMPQYIEKLSKLVSIPSISFDNFDQKFVLESAEAVKKMFLEAGLSNVQFLMPPSGRPTVYGESLTSPDKPTILLYAHHDVQPPMREALWNTKPFEAVIGDNGERLFGRGTADDKAGIITHLAALEQVRALKGNDGPNLKFIIEGEEESGSAGFAQILSQHAELLKCDAVIVADLGNFAKGTPSITTTLRGMSAVSVELKATKAPLHSGSWSGPIPDVAQVLCRMIASLTDGTGKILIPNFEDSMVPPTAEELESYKSLGMTEKIFRNDGGVLDSVQLLVPEDEILLANWRRPSITVTAMEVGSRLNAGNVLQDSAYARIGIRLAPGMDAEHCTDLLVDFLRKQVPYGLEIKFDIEDGANPFVTDTTHPFFQLMSKSMGEAYESPTKFIGCGASIPGAELFRKTFGDIPILLTGLEDPECNAHGENESLYLPDFEKGILAETLFFGGL from the coding sequence ATGGAACAACAGCTTAAGAAAATCATTCACGACAACATGCCCCAGTACATCGAAAAACTGAGCAAACTTGTCAGTATTCCTTCCATCAGTTTTGACAATTTTGACCAGAAGTTTGTTCTGGAATCTGCCGAGGCCGTGAAAAAGATGTTCCTGGAGGCAGGACTTTCCAATGTGCAGTTCCTGATGCCTCCCAGCGGCCGCCCCACGGTCTATGGCGAAAGCCTCACCAGCCCCGACAAGCCCACCATCTTGCTGTACGCCCATCACGATGTGCAACCGCCTATGCGCGAAGCCTTGTGGAACACCAAGCCTTTCGAAGCTGTTATCGGCGACAACGGTGAACGTCTTTTCGGCCGAGGCACTGCCGACGACAAGGCAGGCATCATTACCCATTTGGCAGCCCTTGAACAGGTCCGCGCCCTCAAGGGTAACGACGGTCCTAACCTGAAGTTTATTATCGAAGGCGAAGAAGAATCCGGAAGCGCAGGCTTTGCACAGATCCTCTCCCAGCATGCAGAACTTTTGAAGTGCGACGCAGTGATTGTTGCCGACCTGGGCAACTTTGCCAAGGGCACTCCCTCCATCACCACCACACTTCGTGGCATGAGTGCCGTTTCTGTAGAATTGAAGGCCACCAAGGCTCCCCTCCATTCCGGTTCCTGGTCCGGCCCCATTCCCGACGTGGCCCAGGTTCTCTGCCGCATGATCGCTAGCCTGACCGATGGCACAGGCAAGATCCTCATCCCGAATTTCGAAGACTCCATGGTCCCGCCCACCGCTGAAGAACTTGAATCCTACAAGAGTCTGGGCATGACCGAAAAGATTTTCCGTAACGACGGCGGCGTTCTGGACAGCGTGCAGCTCCTGGTCCCCGAAGATGAAATCCTCCTTGCCAACTGGCGCAGGCCTTCCATTACGGTAACCGCCATGGAAGTGGGCAGCCGCCTGAACGCAGGCAACGTTCTGCAGGACTCCGCCTACGCCCGCATCGGCATCCGCCTTGCTCCGGGCATGGATGCAGAACACTGCACAGACTTGCTGGTGGATTTCCTCAGGAAGCAGGTTCCCTACGGTCTGGAAATCAAGTTCGATATCGAAGACGGTGCAAATCCCTTCGTGACGGATACCACCCACCCCTTCTTCCAGCTGATGAGCAAGTCCATGGGTGAAGCCTACGAATCCCCCACCAAGTTCATTGGCTGCGGCGCAAGCATTCCTGGCGCAGAACTTTTCCGCAAGACCTTCGGCGACATTCCTATTCTCTTGACTGGTCTCGAAGATCCTGAATGCAACGCCCACGGCGAAAACGAAAGCCTTTACCTGCCCGACTTTGAAAAGGGTATTCTGGCAGAAACCTTGTTCTTTGGCGGTCTGTAA
- a CDS encoding NAD-dependent deacylase, with the protein MMKLAKKRLVVLTGAGISAESGLRTFRGNDGMWEHESIDDVCTPEGYFRDKKRVKDFYNFLRGGLKDHEPNAAHIALAELEHRLKDDFLLITQNVDNLHERAGSCRVLHMHGDLMRLTCERNPEHKFIFNEDETMETRCPFCGAMSRPDIVFFGEQPLYMDQIQDVLQQCEEFVYIGTSSVVYPAAGFKSFAHSYGAKVTCLNLEVPTRDPYTDVCIQGKATEIVPKWCKEFK; encoded by the coding sequence ATGATGAAGCTTGCAAAAAAGCGCCTGGTTGTTTTGACGGGTGCCGGCATCAGTGCGGAATCCGGACTGCGCACCTTCCGCGGAAACGACGGGATGTGGGAGCATGAAAGCATTGACGACGTGTGTACGCCCGAGGGTTACTTCCGCGACAAGAAGCGTGTGAAGGATTTCTACAACTTCTTGAGGGGCGGCCTGAAGGACCACGAACCTAATGCAGCCCATATTGCGTTGGCAGAACTGGAGCACCGCCTGAAAGACGACTTCCTGCTGATCACCCAGAACGTGGACAACCTCCACGAACGTGCCGGCAGCTGTAGGGTCTTGCACATGCACGGCGACCTGATGCGCCTTACCTGCGAAAGGAATCCGGAACACAAGTTCATCTTCAATGAAGACGAAACCATGGAAACCCGCTGCCCCTTCTGCGGTGCCATGAGTCGCCCCGACATCGTTTTCTTCGGGGAACAGCCCTTGTACATGGACCAGATTCAAGATGTTTTGCAGCAGTGCGAAGAATTTGTGTACATCGGCACTAGTAGCGTTGTCTACCCCGCCGCAGGCTTTAAGAGTTTCGCTCATTCCTACGGTGCAAAAGTCACCTGCCTGAATTTAGAAGTTCCTACTAGAGACCCCTACACCGACGTT